Proteins encoded by one window of Nicotiana tabacum cultivar K326 chromosome 10, ASM71507v2, whole genome shotgun sequence:
- the LOC107818142 gene encoding DEAD-box ATP-dependent RNA helicase 53, mitochondrial has protein sequence MNSLFVLKKSSSSLHTSKRVALNALTHLLFSPSTSSGDKFITGNALPTSQFNSFTTATNSVTEKWVDSKFGFSLRGFHSSGKLQAGYAVADLPEDDEGLEISKLGISQEIISALAKKGITKLFPIQRAVLEPAMQGSDMIGRARTGTGKTLAFGIPIMDKIIRFNEKHGRGRNPLAIVLAPTRELAKQVDKEFFESAPGLDTLCVYGGVPISRQMSSLDRGVDIIVGTPGRVIDLLKRGALNLSEIQFVVLDEADQMLNVGFAEDVETILENVRQKHQTMMFSATMPSWILKITNKFLKNPIHIDLVGDSDQKLADGISLFSIVCEMHQKPAVLGPLITEHAKGGKCIVFTQTKRDADRLAYVMQKSLKCEALHGDISQNQRERTLSGFRQGQFNVLVATDVAARGLDVPNVDLVVHYELPNSSEIFVHRSGRTGRAGKKGSAILIYSSSQHRDVKGIERDVGCRFIELPRIEVEAGATDMFGDMGRSGGRFGSYGGTGSGRFGDSGSGRSGGYGNFGGRFGGQGGFSGRTGGFGGSDSGRSGGSYGGPSSGRSGNFGGSNRQGGFGNFGGSDRSGGFGSSNRTGGFGNSESSDRSTGFGGFGSGRSSGFGGVRSDNENRSSRSDDFGDGKASGDQGFGRKFF, from the exons atgaatagTCTTTTTGTGTTGAAAAAGTCTTCATCTTCTTTACATACCTCAAAAAGGGTTGCTCTTAATGCCCTTACTCATCTTTTATTCTCCCCGTCAACGTCGTCCGGCGACAAGTTTATTACCGGAAATGCCCTCCCGACTTCCCAATTTAACAGCTTTACCACTGCTACTAATTCAGTAACTGAGAAATGGGTTGATAGTAAATTTGGGTTTTCTCTAAGAGGGTTTCACTCTAGTGGTAAATTACAAGCTGGATATGCGGTGGCGGATTTGCCTGAAGATGATGAAGGGCTTGAGATATCAAAACTTGGTATTTCTCAGGAGATCATTTCTGCTTTGGCCAAAAAAGGAATTACTAAACTCTTCCCTATTCAG AGAGCTGTTCTGGAACCAGCAATGCAAGGATCTGACATGATTGGTCGAGCTAGAACTGGAACTGGAAAGACACTAGCTTTTGGCATTCCCATCATGGATAAGATCATTCGCTTCAACGAGAAGCATGG ACGGGGAAGGAACCCATTGGCCATAGTCTTGGCGCCTACAAGAGAACTTGCAAAACAAGTGGATAAAGAATTTTTTGAATCTGCTCCTGGTCTGGATACACTGTGTGTTTATGGTGGTGTCCCCATTTCACGCCAGATGAGCTCCCTTGATAGAGGAGTAGATATTATTGTGGGTACACCAGGTCGGGTTATTGATCTGCTGAAGAGGGGTGCTTTGAATTTGTCAGAGATCCAGTTTGTTGTTCTAGATGAAGCTGATCAAATGCTTAATGTGGGGTTTGCGGAGGATGTTGAGACCATTTTAGAAAATGTTCGACAGAAACATCAGACAATGATGTTCTCAGCCACAATGCCAAGTTGGATATTAAAGATTACCAACAAGTTCCTGAAGAATCCTATTCACATTGATCTT GTAGGAGATTCTGATCAGAAATTGGCTGATGGGATTTCCTTGTTTTCAATTGTTTGTGAGATGCATCAAAAACCAGCAGTTCTGGGTCCTCTGATAACC GAGCATGCAAAGGGAGGGAAGTGCATTGTTTTCACTCAAACTAAACGTGATGCTGATAGATTGGCTTATGTAATGCAAAAGAGTTTAAAATGTGAAGCTTTACATGGGGACATCTCACAAAACCAAAGGGAGAGAACTCTATCAGGATTTCGCCAAGGTCAATTCAATGTGTTGGTGGCCACTGATGTTGCTGCTCGAGGACTTGATGTACCTAATGTTGATCTG GTGGTACATTATGAGCTTCCAAACTCATCAGAGATCTTTGTTCATCGATCCGGTCGAACGGGGCGTGCTGGGAAGAAAGGAAGTGCAATTCTGATATATTCTTCAAGCCAACATAGGGATGTGAAAGGCATTGAACGCGATGTGGGATGCAGATTTATCGAG CTTCCAAGGATAGAAGTGGAGGCTGGAGCAACAGACATGTTCGGTGACATGGGCAGAAGTGGTGGTCGCTTTGGCTCTTATGGTGGCACGGGAAGTGGTCGCTTTGGTGATTCAGGTTCAGGTCGTTCTGGTGGCTATGGAAATTTTGGCGGCAGGTTTGGCGGGCAAGGCGGATTTTCTGGTCGAACAGGTGGATTTGGTGGATCCGATTCTGGACGATCAGGGGGTAGCTATGGTGGACCGAGCTCGGGCCGCTCAGGGAATTTTGGTGGCTCCAATCGTCAGGGAGGATTCGGCAATTTTGGTGGTTCAGACCGTAGTGGTGGTTTCGGAAGTTCAAATCGGACTGGTGGTTTTGGAAATTCCGAGAGTTCAGATCGCTCAACTGGTTTTGGAGGATTTGGTTCAGGCCGCTCTAGTGGATTTGGTGGTGTCCGTTCTGATAATGAAAATCGTTCGAGCCGTTCTGATGACTTTGGAGATGGCAAGGCTAGTGGTGACCAAGGTTTTGGGAGGAAATTTTTCTAG